In a single window of the Xiphophorus couchianus chromosome 10, X_couchianus-1.0, whole genome shotgun sequence genome:
- the uts2r gene encoding urotensin-2 receptor isoform X2: MTTATMDPVGILVERGANATVPPVSSHQDAAATVTIGTILSIMCFVGVSGNIYTLVVMCHSMRTAASMYIYIINLALADLLYLLTIPFVVCTHFLKGWYFGDAGCRILISMDFLTMHASIFTLTIMSTERYFAVLKPLDTVKRSKSYRKAIAVVVWVASLILTLPMIVTIQLTTVGKKAMCLPTLSQQSYKIYISFLFCTSIVAPGLIIGYLYIQLARTYWISQTKSFKQTKKLPNQKVLYLIFTIVLLFWACFLPFWIWQLLSQFCPSLPLSTKVKRNINYLTTCLTYSNSCINPFLYTLLTKNYKEYLRKHKRSWSAGSYFNRRNRFQRSPRRSPSASSQQCTESFMLTHTASLRAHNSSLCE, from the exons ATGACGACGGCGACCATGGACCCCGTAGGAATCCTGGTGGAAAGGGGCGCCAACGCCACCGTCCCACCCGTGAGCTCTCACCAGGACGCCGCCGCTACCGTCACCATCGGCACCATCCTCTCCATCATGTGCTTCGTCGGCGTCTCGGGGAACATTTACACCCTGGTGGTCATGTGCCACTCCATGAGGACCGCGGCGTCCATGTACATCTACATCATAAACCTAGCTCTGGCAGATCTGCTGTACCTCCTCACCATCCCCTTTGTGGTGTGCACACACTTCCTGAAGGGCTGGTACTTCGGGGACGCGGGCTGTCGGATACTGATCAGCATGGATTTCCTGACCATGCACGCCAGCATTTTCACGCTGACCATCATGAGCACGGAGCGATACTTTGCGGTGCTCAAGCCCCTGGACACGGTCAAGCGGTCTAAAAGTTACCGGAAGGCTATCGCGGTGGTGGTCTGGGTAGCCTCTCTAATCCTCACCTTGCCTATGATTGTGACCATTCAGCTTACAACAGTTGGGAAGAAGGCAATGTGCCTGCCCACTTTATCCCAGCAGTCTTACAAGATTTAcatctcttttctgttttgcacaAGTATCGTAGCTCCGGGATTGATCATCGGGTATCTCTACATCCAGCTAGCACGGACTTACTGGATATcgcaaacaaaaagcttcaagcAGACCAAGAAACTACCTAATCAGAAG GTGCTGTACCTGATCTTCACCATCGTGCTCCTCTTCTGGGCGTGCTTCTTGCCCTTTTGGATCTGGCAGCTGCTCAGCCAGTTCTGCCCCTCCTTGCCCCTCTCCACCAAAGTCAAACGCAACATCAACTACCTGACCACGTGCCTGACGTACTCCAACAGCTGCATCAACCCGTTCCTCTACACGCTGCTCACCAAGAACTACAAGGAGTACCTGAGGAAGCACAAGAGGTCGTGGTCGGCCGGCAGCTACTTCAACAGACGGAACCGTTTCCAGCGGTCGCCCCGCAGGTCGCCGTCCGCCAGCAGTCAGCAGTGCACCGAGAGCTTCATGCTCACGCACACGGCTTCCCTGCGCGCTCACAACAGCAGCCTGTGCG AAT
- the uts2r gene encoding urotensin-2 receptor isoform X1: MTTATMDPVGILVERGANATVPPVSSHQDAAATVTIGTILSIMCFVGVSGNIYTLVVMCHSMRTAASMYIYIINLALADLLYLLTIPFVVCTHFLKGWYFGDAGCRILISMDFLTMHASIFTLTIMSTERYFAVLKPLDTVKRSKSYRKAIAVVVWVASLILTLPMIVTIQLTTVGKKAMCLPTLSQQSYKIYISFLFCTSIVAPGLIIGYLYIQLARTYWISQTKSFKQTKKLPNQKVLYLIFTIVLLFWACFLPFWIWQLLSQFCPSLPLSTKVKRNINYLTTCLTYSNSCINPFLYTLLTKNYKEYLRKHKRSWSAGSYFNRRNRFQRSPRRSPSASSQQCTESFMLTHTASLRAHNSSLCE; this comes from the exons ATGACGACGGCGACCATGGACCCCGTAGGAATCCTGGTGGAAAGGGGCGCCAACGCCACCGTCCCACCCGTGAGCTCTCACCAGGACGCCGCCGCTACCGTCACCATCGGCACCATCCTCTCCATCATGTGCTTCGTCGGCGTCTCGGGGAACATTTACACCCTGGTGGTCATGTGCCACTCCATGAGGACCGCGGCGTCCATGTACATCTACATCATAAACCTAGCTCTGGCAGATCTGCTGTACCTCCTCACCATCCCCTTTGTGGTGTGCACACACTTCCTGAAGGGCTGGTACTTCGGGGACGCGGGCTGTCGGATACTGATCAGCATGGATTTCCTGACCATGCACGCCAGCATTTTCACGCTGACCATCATGAGCACGGAGCGATACTTTGCGGTGCTCAAGCCCCTGGACACGGTCAAGCGGTCTAAAAGTTACCGGAAGGCTATCGCGGTGGTGGTCTGGGTAGCCTCTCTAATCCTCACCTTGCCTATGATTGTGACCATTCAGCTTACAACAGTTGGGAAGAAGGCAATGTGCCTGCCCACTTTATCCCAGCAGTCTTACAAGATTTAcatctcttttctgttttgcacaAGTATCGTAGCTCCGGGATTGATCATCGGGTATCTCTACATCCAGCTAGCACGGACTTACTGGATATcgcaaacaaaaagcttcaagcAGACCAAGAAACTACCTAATCAGAAG GTGCTGTACCTGATCTTCACCATCGTGCTCCTCTTCTGGGCGTGCTTCTTGCCCTTTTGGATCTGGCAGCTGCTCAGCCAGTTCTGCCCCTCCTTGCCCCTCTCCACCAAAGTCAAACGCAACATCAACTACCTGACCACGTGCCTGACGTACTCCAACAGCTGCATCAACCCGTTCCTCTACACGCTGCTCACCAAGAACTACAAGGAGTACCTGAGGAAGCACAAGAGGTCGTGGTCGGCCGGCAGCTACTTCAACAGACGGAACCGTTTCCAGCGGTCGCCCCGCAGGTCGCCGTCCGCCAGCAGTCAGCAGTGCACCGAGAGCTTCATGCTCACGCACACGGCTTCCCTGCGCGCTCACAACAGCAGCCTGTGCG